The segment GGCACTGATAAAATATTACGGGGCGACGAACCGAACATCGCGGCAGACCTGGCGGCGACGAATGACGGCACCATGGATCACAAAATCACACAGGCATCGGCCTTTGACGGAGATTGGGATACGACCATCGCCACACCCATCGGGAAACTGGAAGTCAAGCTCTCGATCGCGTCAAGTGATGGAATGATCCAGGGTACGGCAACACAAGGAGACGAGACGGTCGAATTGATGAACCCCGTGCTTCGGGACAACAAACTTACCTGGTCGCTTCGAATCACGAAACCCATGCGCTTAAATCTGAAATTCGAAGTTGCCGCTGACGGAGATCAAATGACCGGAATCGCCAAAGCCGGTATACTGCCGGCATCCAAATTAACAGGAAAACGGGTCTCCTGACCCGGAATTGTGTATTGGTAATGATTATGGGGCCGCGGGAGTGTTGGATCACATGAAGAAACGGAAAACATTATACGGACTTTTGGCCGGTGTAAGCATTCTGTTTATCCTTTACGCCTTGGCGAAAAATTTCGTGTTCGATCCTGCCGCCGAGGGATTTTTAAGCCATAAAACCGGACTTAAGCGCGAGCTGAATCTCCCGGTCTGGTTAAACGTGATGTACGTTCATGTTGCATTTGCATGTATAGCCATGGCGTCGGGGCTGCTCAACTTTTCCAAGCGGTTTTTTGAAAAAAGCCGCAAGCTCCATCGCATCAACGGCTACGTTTATATCGTGTCCGTGCTTCTTGTTGTGCTGACTTCCGGATATATGGCGCCTTACGCCACCGGAGGAAAAATCAGCAGTATAGGGTTCAATTTGCTGAATATGGTATGGCCGTTGATCACCATTACGGCGCTCATCCAAATCAAAAAGAAACGAATGATCCGGCACCGGAACTGGATGATCCGAAGTTACGCCTTTTGTTTTACGAACCTGTTGATTCACCTCATCACTTCTCTTTTCCATCAGGGATTCGGTCTCGTTTACGCCACCAGCTATACCATTGGCCTTTACGGCTCCATGGTGTTGCTGCTGGTTATTCCTTACATTCTCATCCGAAAGATCGGTCCATCCAGAGAGATTGCGAATCCCCCAAGAATGATGTAACAATAAAATCAGTTCAGGCCAACGGGTTTCATTCGTTTTATGCCTGGAGTTGCAAAAAACCGGCCCCGGAATTTTCGGATTCTGAGGTCGGTTTATTTTCATCCGGTGTATGTCCGGAGCGGATACGAACACCGGTGTTGTTGCCCATGCCGGGCACAGAAAAAGAGACGGTGCGTTGCCGTCTCTTTCCCTTCAACGGTCCGCTTTCCAGGTGAGGTACCTTGCCATCAGATCGATCGCCGCCGGGATCGCCCCTTCGTCGGGGAGAAGGGCGGGGTGGTGCAGGCCGTGGGGGCTGTCGACGCCCAGCCAGAACATGAAGCCGGGGATCTCCCGCAGGAAGTAGCCGAAGTCTTCCCCGGCCATCGCTTCCCGGCATTCCACCACCTGAACTTTCCCTTCCCTGCCGGCCCAGTCCATAAATTCCCGGGTCAGGCTCTCCTCATTTTCCACCTGGCAGTAGTTGGCTCCCCAGTCGATGCGGGCTTCACAGGCAAAGCCGGTCTCAATGCCGTGGACCAAGGCCCGAATGCGGTTTTTGATCTTCTCCATCGAGTCCATGGACAAGGTGCGGATCGTGCCCTCCAGCCGGGCTTGGCCGGGGATGATATTTTGCTTGGTGCCGATGGTCACCTTGCCCAGGGTGAGGATGGCGGCATCCAGCGGGTCGAGGTTGCGGGAGATGATCGTCTGCAACTGCATCGCCAGTTGGGAGGCGGCGATCACCATGTCATTGGAGCGGTGGGGCAGCGAGGCGTGGCCGCTCACTCCGATCAGGTCGATATACAGCTCGGAAGTGTTGGCGAACAAAATCCCCGGCCGGGTGGCGATGGTTCCCACCGGGTACTCGGGTCCGATGTGAAGTCCGAAGATCTGATCCGGTTTCCAGGACTGGAACTCTTCGCTCTGCAACATGGGCAGGGCGCCTCCGGGGCCCTCCTCCGCCGGTTGGAAGAGGAAGAGGAGATCATCGGGAACCGGGTGTTCCACAAAGTGGTGCAGGATTCCCAAGGCGATGGCCATGTGCAGATCATGGCCGCAGGCGTGCATGTGGCCGGGATGCTCCGAGGCGAAGTCCAGCCCGGTCTCCTCCTCGATGGGCAGACCGTCGATGTCCGTGCGCCAGGCGAGGATGCGGCGGGGGCGGGTTCCCTTCACTTTGGCCAGCACCCCGGTGCGCCAGGTTTTCACTTCCAGCCGGTCCGGGGGCAAGCGGGACAGAAACTCCAAAATGAATTTCTGCGTTTTAAATTCGGCAAATCCCAGCTCCGGAATGCGGTGAAGCCGGCGGCGAACTTCCACAAAGGGGTGCAGAGTGTTGTTCATGGACTCGCTTCCCTCCTTTAAGACAAGATCTGTTGCAATCTGGATTGCAACTTTTGCATAAATCCCTCAATCTCCTCCGGGGTCAGGGTGAGGGGGGGCAGGAGTCGGATGACGGTCTGCTGGGTGATATCGACCAATACGCCGTCGGTGGTCAGATCCAACTGCAGCTTTGCCGCTTGTTCCGGAGTGAGCGTGGTGTCGACCCCGATCATCATCCCCCGGCCGCGGATGTCTCCGATCACGGCAGGAAAACGATTCCGAAGTTCCTTCAGCTGTTGCCAAAGGGTTTGGGCGTTTTTTCTGCCTTGCTCCAGTTGCCCCTGGTCCAGCAGCACATCGAGGACGGCGTTGCCCAGGGCGGCACTCAAGGGGGAGGGAGCGAAGGTGGTGCCGTGGTCTCCCGGTTGGAAGAGGTCCTTCAGTCTGTCGCCGGCGATGATCCCGCCCAGGGGGAGACCGCCGCCCACCCCTTTGGCAAAGAGGATCAGATCCGGCTTCAGCCCGGCCTGCTGATAAGCGAACAGTGTTCCGGTCCGTCCCACTCCTGTCTGGATCTCGTCCATGATCAGGAGCATGCCCTGTTCCCGGCAGAGGCGGGCCATCTCTTGCAGGTAGCTGAGATCCAGGGGTTGCACCCCGCCGGAGCCGAGGATGGGTTCCGCCAGCAGGGCTGCCGGCTTCTCCTCCGCACAGATCTGGTGCAGCTCTTCGATCCGGTTGGGTTCCACTTCATAGACCGGGAAATCCGGTTGCGGGAAATCCTGATAGACCCCCGGTTGCCGGGTGAGGCGTACCGCTCCCAGGGTGCGTCCATGGAAGCTTTTTTTCATTACCACAAATCCATTTTTTCCATCCCCATGTTTTCCGGCCCATTTGTGGACCAGCTTCACCGCCGCTTCCGTCGCCTCCGCCCCGGAGTTGACAAAAAAGACCTTGCCCTCGATGCTGTGGGTGGTGAGGCGCTCCGCCAACCGGATGGCGGGCGGATTGAGAAATTTGTTGGAGATGTGGAGGAATCGATCGCCCTGCTCATGAAGGGCTTTCAACAGTGCCGGGTGGGAGTGGCCGAGAATGTTGACGGCCAATCCTGTGAACAGGTCGAGGTAGGATTTTCCCTCTGTGTCGTACAGGTAATTTCCCTTCCCCCGTGCAATGGCGATGGGCAACCGATGGTAAGTGGGCATCAGGTAGCGTCGATCCAGTTCCAGCCAGTCAGTCATCATGGTCCTCCCTGTGCTTCAGTTTCGGCGGAATTAAAAAGAAGGGCCGCCCTCGGACGGCCCGGTCTTCAAAGCTGGCGCAATTCCTGTTTGATCTCCGTTTTGGCGCGGGTTTTTTCATCGATTTTCTTGATCACCCGGGCCGGGGTGCCGGCCACTACGCTGTTTGCCGGTACATCTTCCACCACGATGGCGCCGGCGGCCACCACGGAACCTTTGCCCACACGCACCCCTTCCAGGATGACGGCATTGGCTCCGACCACGACATCATCTTCAATGATGACCGGTTGGGCTGACGGGGGTTCGATCACACCGGCGATGACGGCTCCGGCACCGATGTGGCAGTTGTTGCCGATGGTTCCCCGGCCCCCGACGACCACGTTCATATCGATCATGGTGCCTTCCCCGATGACGGCTCCGATATTGATGGAGGCACCCATCATGATCACTGCATTCTTTCCGATTTCCACCTGGTCCCGGATGATGGCGCCGGGTTCGATCCGGGCCTGGATCTGTTTCAGGTCCAGGAGGGGGATGGCGGAATTGCGGCGGTCGTTTTCCACCACCAGATCTTCAATCCGGTCTTTGTGGGCCTCCAGAAGCGGCTCCAAATCCTTCCAATCCCCGAACAGGACTCCCACCTTTCCCGTGATGAAGGAGTGTACTTTCTCCCCGAAATCGATCCCGTCGAGATCCCCTTTGATATGTACCTTGACCGGGGTTTGCTTCTCGCTGGTTCGGATAAATTCAATAATCTGGTTGGCATCCATCATTTCCATTTTATAAAACACCCTTTCTGTCTTCGGAGCGGGATCCGATGTTCACTTTACCCAAGAGTATAGCACACTCGGGCCGACGGCTGCAGCCGAAAAGGATTCCATGGGATCCACAGAGCAAAGCTCCTGAATACCTTCAGGAGCTGGGAATATCGATGGCCGGGGGGGGATCAGTTGTTGATAAAGCGTTCAAAGACAAAGCTGAAATCTTTGATCTCGTATTGTTTTTTGAGGCTCGTCAGCCAGGAAAAAGCGCTCTGGTTCAGTTCCTTGAACTGTTCAGTCAGGTGGCCGTCGATGCTGCGGATCTGGCTCAAGGTTTTGGATGCCAATTCCAGGCTCTCTTTTCCGTAACCCATGAACACTTGGTTTTCCCGGGTGATTTCCTCGATTTTGAGCAGGGACTTGTAGAGGTCCTTCAGCTCTTCCAGGTGCCTTTTATGTACGTCGATGGAATAGGCTTGGGGACCGATGACGAATTTGATTTCCACATCCAAGTCGACGGTGCCGGCTGTTTCCAACATGACATTGGAGATCGGGTGCCTGAAGTAGTCATACCGGCGAAGAGTGCGCTTTTTGCTGGTGGCGCTGGTTCCATCCAAGTGGATGAGGGCTTTGTTGGTAAAGCAATATTCATCCGCCTTGGACTTGATCAGGAAGAAAATCTTCTCCTGATCTTCGTGCATCACGTAATCGTCTGCATCCACTTTGTCGTAATCCTGGGGCTTGATCACGGAGCCGATATCGCTCAACCCGAGTACATCCGATGCTACTTTACCAAACATGGGATCAGTCCTGTTCTGTAAGATTCTCCCCTCTATGGGGAGTCGATTCAATATTAACACAAATGTGTCGGTTCATCCCGGTTTCGGGGATTCAGCCGATCTTTTTCTTTGTTTATAAATCCTTTAGAAATGGTTGCTACATTGAGGTACAAGGAGGGATGAGACATGGAAACCATGTTGGAAGTGAAGGGATTGAGCAAAAAAGTCCGGGGTCGTACCTTGTTGAACGAGGTCGGTTTCACGGTTCAATCCGGGGAGATCTGTGGACTGCTGGGTCCCAACGGGGCTGGCAAGACCACTCTGATCCGGGTGATGACGGGATTGATCCGCCCCACCGCTGGCAGCATCCGGGTGGCGGGGGTGGAGGTGCACCGGGAGCGGAGTCGGGCCTTGGGGAAGATGGGGGCGATTGTGGAGAACCCGATCTTTTTTCCCTACATGAGCGGACGGGACAATCTGACCAACCTGGCGCTCCTCGACCCGGGTCTGCCCAAGAAAAAGATTTCATCCCGTGTGGAGGAAGTGCTGAAGGTGGTGGATCTGGCCGGACGGGCCGATGACAAGGTGGGCACCTATTCCCTGGGTATGAAACAACGGTTGGGGATCGCCCAGGCACTGCTGGGTGAGCCGGAGATGATCATTCTGGATGAACCGGCCAACGGGCTGGACCCCATCGGGATGCGACAATTGCGGGAGTTAATCTTGAAGCTGAACCGGGAGGCGGGGATCACCTTTTTGGTCTCCAGCCATCTGTTGGATGAGATCCAACGCATCTGCAACCGGCTGGTGGTGATCAAGGACGGGGCCGTGATCTGGCAGGGAGAGACAGCGGATTTGTCCGGGTCGGACGGGGATTTGGAAGAAGCTTTTGTGGAGTTGGTGAGCGGATGATCCGTCTGTTGCAGGCCGAATGGAAACGTCTGTGGAAACGAAAACTTCTCTGGGCGATCGTGGGGGTGCTCCCCGTGGCGGCCTTCGCCGCCGCAACCTATTATGAAGGCGCCAACCGAGGGGTTTCTCCCGCAGAGCCTCAGTACGCGGTGGTTGGAAACTTTCCGGTGTTGGCGATGGCGGAGATGTTGTTGACTCTGTTCAACCTGATCGTGATTGCTCTGGTGGCCACCCTCTGGACCGAAGAGATCCGGTCGGGACAGTTGCGGATGGTATTGTTGCGGGTTCAAACATTTTCCCGGGTCTGGTGGGCGAAAGTCGGGGTGTTGCTGGGGACGGTGGCACTGCTCATGCTGCTCTTTTTTGGGTTCAGTTACCTGGCGGGGTATTGGATCCTGCCCCATGCCGACGCCTATCCCCTCTTTTACCGGGCGGAACCGGTGGACTTGTGGGAAGGGTTTGGATACAACCTGCAGTATTATGGAATCTCCTTTCTCACATTGGTCGCTTTTGCCGGTTTTCTGCTGCTGGCGGGAAGCATGTGCCGGACGGTGACCGGCACCCTGGGAGTGGGGATGGCCTTTCTCCTCTTCTCTTTTTTCTATCCCGAACTGGCGGGCTATTTTCGCCCTCTGTTCAGTGATGAGCAGTTTTTTCAGCTCTATTTTTCATCCCTCCCCATGATCCAGTGGGAAGGCATCGTGAACCTGCTGGCGGATCAACCACGGCGGGCCGGTTGGCTGACGGGAGTGTTGGCGGGGTACACCTGTTTATTCGGCATTCCCGCTTATCTGTGGTTTTCAAGACAGGATCAATGGAATTGAGGAGGATCGAGATGATCAGGATCATTCGAAGTGAATGGCAACGGATGTGGGCGAGAAAAAAGACCAAAGTCCTGCTGTTCGGTTATCTGGGTTTATTGTTGCTGATGTGCAGGTTTTTGTCGGCGTTCAAGGTCTCTTTTTATGATCCGGCCCATGATGTTTCCCTCAACTCCCTCAATACAGCCCCCTTCCTGTTTCGGGAGCTCTCCTTTTTCCTCGTGTTCATCCTGGTGCCGCTGTTGGCGGTGGACAGCTTCAACGGGGAAACCCGCTCCGGAGCGCTGCGGATGGTGTTGATCCGACCCCTTGCCCGGTGGCGGATTTTGGCGGCGAAGTGGGCGTTGCAGGCCATCGTGCTGGCGGGGTTGCTCGCAGTCACGATGTGGACAGGAGTCCTGTTTGGGATGTGGGTGATGCCGGATGTGGCAACCACTTCTTTTTACAAGACGGAGACCTTTGGTTTCACAGGGGCGATGGGGTATATTATTCAGTATTACTCATTGGGACTGTTGATCCTGATGACGGTGAGCGGGGCGGCTCAGCTGATCAGTCTGTGGATGCCCAATGCGGTCTTCTCCTACGCCGGGGTGATCGCATTTCTGATCGGTGGCATCTATGTTTCCCCCCGGATGGAGTTTCTGTTGATGGGTTCGGATTCGATCTTCAAACAGTTGGCTCCGAGCCCGGAAGCTGATTTTATCGGGCTGGCTCTCGGAATTGTTACCATCAGTTTGGCTTTCAGTTTTCTGGTTTGGACCCGGCGGGACTTCAAAGGATAAAGGGGGAGCGGGATGGGTGAGATCATTCTGGTCGTGGATGATGAGCGGGCGATGGTGTCCATGATCCGGGATGCACTGGAAGATGAAGGATATCAGGTGCTGACGGCTTATGACGGGGAGAGTGTGTGGGACCTGCTGAACCGAAAACCGGATCTGATTCTGCTGGACATCATGATGCCGGGCCTGGATGGAATCCAGGTGTGCCGATGGATCCGGGATTCCGTCTCCTGCCCGATCCTGTTTTTGAGCGCCCGCCGGGAGGTGGAAGACCGGATTGAAGGGCTGGCTGTCGGCGGTGATGATTATATCACCAAACCCTTCAGCCTGGAGGAATTGGTGGCCCGGGTGGCCGCCCACCTGAGACGGGAGCTGCGTTCCCCCGACCAAGAGAAGACGGTGCTCCGCTTCGGTCGGTTGCTCATCGATTTGAAAGCTTGTGAGGTTCGTTACGGGGACCGGCTGATTCCAATGACGGCCAAGGAATTTGAAGTGATCCGTTTTCTGGCGATGCATGCGGGGCAGGTGTTTTCCAGAGAGCAGATTTATGAAGGAGTGTGGGGATTCGGGGAAGGATCTGATGCCACGGTGACGGAACACATCAAAAAAATCCGGGCGAAGCTGGGCGCCGTGGACCCGGTGACCACCTATATCTCCACTGTCTGGGGGATCGGTTACCGATGGGAAAAAAAATGACGGCCCCCAAGCCCTTTCGGCGACAGTTTATCACCCAGGCACTCTGGATTCTCGCGCTGAGCGCACTGGCGTCCCTGGTATTGTGGGTGGGCTTTTTTTTCATCTTGATGCAACTGTTTCAGCCGGTCAACTATTACGAGGAAAAAATCCCGTCGATCCATCAATGGGCGGATCAGGAAGGGGCTGCCCTCCTCGACCCGGCGATGCGTCCCCGGCTGGACGAGATCGTTCCCCGTGAGGGAATCCGGTATCGGGTGGTGCCCCTGGCGGGGGGACCCGGTTACGGGACCTTGTCGAGGGAGGAAGTTCCCGGGAAGGGGGAACTGATCCGTCACCTCAACCAATCCGATTCAAAAGACGGGAATATATATGTAACTCATCCCCTGATGGATTCCCGGGAAGGGCTGAAAGGGGTGTTGATCCTGCGCTACCCTCTTTCCCTGGCGGGAAGCAATCCCGGCAAAGGGTCTTACGCCATCGCTTTTACAGTGGCATTCATGGCTGTCCCTTTCGTCTGCCTCGCAGGTTTTACATTTCTGTTCGGACGGAGATTGGAGAAAAGGCTCACTCCCGCCGTCCGCCGTCTGATGGAGGGGGCGGAAAAGATAGAGAAATCGGATCTCGACTTTTCCCTGGGGCAGGTGGGCGGCTCCCGGGAGTTGGCGGCCATCGGCGCCGCTTTTGAGAGGATGCGCTCCGCTCTCCGTTCCTCCCTGGAAAAGCAGTGGCGCATCGAACAATCCCGTCGGGAAATGGTGGCCGCCCTCGCCCACGATCTGTTCACTCCCTTGACGTTGATTCAAGGTCATGCGGAACAATTGTCCAAGCCGGGAGTTCATGATGAAGAGCGGAGCCGGCGGTATGTGGAGACGATCCGATCCAACGCCGGCCGGGCGATCCGGTTGTTGGAAGAGATGCAGGAAGCCACCCGCCTGGAGTTACCCACCTTTATCCTGCGCGGGGGCCCGGTGGACGTGATGCCCTTCCTGCAACAGAAAAGGGATGAATACACCACCCTGTGCGGGGAGAGGGAGATCCGGCTGCAGACGGAGTTCCGGGATGAACGGAGGCGGCGGCGTTCTCTTTTCCTTGATGAACAACGGCTGTCCCAAGTGCTGGACAATCTGATGGCCAATGCAGTGCGGTACACACCTGCCGGAGGCGAGGTGAAATGGCGGGCGGTGGTGAAGGAGGAGAGTCTGGAAATGGAGATTGCCGATTCAGGCCCGGGTCTGTCGGAAAAGGATCTTCGCTTCCTGTTCGATAAATTTTACCGCGGGGATCCGGCCCGCTCCCCGGATCAAGGACATGCGGGCCTCGGCATGTTTATCGTCAAAACCCTGGTGGAAAAACACGGCGGCGGGATCTCCGCCGGCAATACGGCCCGGGGAGGTGCCTGTTTCCGCTTTTGGATCAGGGAGTTGGAGAGAGAAGGGGTGTAGAGACGGAGACCTGAGGAGACTTTCCGGTCCATCCGCCAACAAGGTTTGGTTTGAATTCCTCCGCCAGCGGGGAATTCTTTTTTTAATGTGATTCGGCTCAGGTTTTGGTACCATAAGAAAGGCAGGGTGATCCTTGAGGGGATCCAATGTCATCCTTATGTGCTTTTTTGCTGTCGCCTGATCATAGGTATATCATATGGCATGGTTTTGGATAAAAGTGATAAAGGAGACAATCATTGAATGACGATATTCAAGGAGCTATTTCAAAACCAGGGGATCAGAAGGTTTTTGGTCTTGGTGATCTTGGTACTATTCCTTTTGGCATTCAAAAGCATGCTGAATATGATGCTGATCACGTTTATCATCGCCTATTTGATGAACCGGATCAGCACCTCTCTGACAGGACGGCTTCAGAATGTCATCCGGGTGGGCCAGAGAGTGGTGGCTGTGGCGCTGTACGTGTTCTTTCTGACACTGATGTCTGTCGCCATCTATTATTATATTCCGAAGATGGTGGCGGAGCTGCAGGATCTGGTCCAACAGTTGATTTCATTTTATAAAAAACCGGCCTTCACTGCCGATAATCAAGTTCTCAAATATGTGATGGGTTCCCTGCAGGAAATGGATTTGGCCCAATATATCAATCAGGGTCTGGACTTTCTCGTGAAACGGATCTCCGATATCGGGAAATGGAGTCTCAATTTTTTCATCGCAGTGATTCTCAGCTTTTTCTTCTTGATGGAGAAAGCAAAAGTACGCCGTTTTATCTCCAATATGAAGCGGAGTAAAGCGGGTTGGTTTTTTCAGGAGTTGGAGAGTTTTGGAGGTAAATTTCTCCAGTCCTTCGGCAAAGTGATTGAAGTGCAATTTATGATCGCGACGGTGAACAGCATCCTGTCCACGCTGATGTTATGGTTGATGGGCTTTCCCCATTTAATCGTATTGGCTGTGATGATTTTCCTGCTGGGTCTCATCCCTGTCGCCGGGGTGATCATCTCCTTGATCCCGCTCAGTGTCATCGCCTTTAAAATCGGCGGGATCGTCAAAGTGGTGTATGTCATCGTGATGATCGTCCTTCTGCATGCCTTTGAAGCATATTTTCTCAACCCGAAATTCATGTCTTCCAAAACCCATCTGCCTGTTTTCTTCACCTTGTCGATTCTGATCGCATCGGAGCATTTGTATGGTGTGTGGGGATTGATTCTCGGCATCCCGATCTTTATCTTCCTGTTGGATCTGTTTGAGGTGCCCATGGCCAAAGGGAAAGAAGGAAGCTGAGAGCGCGGCTCCTTTCAGGGAACTGCCACAAGGGAAGATGGATCTGATTCATGAAGCAGCCGATCGCCGTCCTTTCATTGGGACGGTTTTTTTGATGGATCCCTCGCCAAATCCCCCTTTGAACGAGGTGTCACATCCGGTACTGGAAGTATTGTGATTTAGTGCGTTTGAAGACGGTCGGGATTGGGTTTCACATGTCGTTTTCGTTGTTCTGACGATCCAAAATCACTCCATGTGAAACCCAACCCTCCCTACAGCGAGACCGGGTGCGAAAGCACCCTGGCGAGACTTGTGCCCTATGGGGATGAATGGCTTTTTCACAATGCTTCCAGTGTCTGGGTGCGGCGATCGCTGCTGCCGGGTTCTCCGCGACTCCCTGCTGTGGGAGCCGTTTTTTTTATGTCTTCCGTTGTCACGAAATATCGGCCAAGTCAGGACTGTTGATTAACCATGAAATGGGTGATGGAAACAAAACTGACCTTTCGCTCTTCCCCTTGCCCCCATCGTAAAATATTGCTTGTGGGGACGGGGATGGTGGGACAGCTACGATCTCTTGCAAAGAGCGCAAAGGCTCTTCGCCGCCCCACCATCCCGACCCTATTTCCATCCTGAAATATGGATAATCAACACGCCTGCAGGTCGCAGATTGTCGGCCAGATATGTTATATAACAGGCGGGCGGTGCCTCCCGGGAGAATCCCCTTTTTGTGGCGGGATGGGTATGGAACCAAAGTTCGGCAAAGGTTTTTTGCCAAAAGGGGAAAAAGTCTTGTCAATTTCAACATCACTGTTATATAATACATCACGAGTTAGTTAGTCTGTATCTTAACAGAAGATCATCCGCAAAGGAGTGACTCCCGTGAACGCACAAACCCATTCCATCCCGGGGGATGTGAAGGTCAAGGGAAGGATGACCGACGAATTCGAGGAGATTCTGACTCCCGGTGCCTTGGAATTTGTGGCGAAACTGGCCCGGAATTTCACGGATCGCCGGGACACCCTGTTGCATAACAGGAAAAGGCGTCAGAAGGAACTTGACGCAGGAGAGAAACTGGATTTTCTGAAAGAGACGGAAGAGATCCGAAACAGTTCCTGGTCGATCGACCCCCTTCCTCATGACCTGCGGGATCGGCGGGTGGAAATCACCGGCCCCGCTTCCGACCGGAAGATGGTGATCAACGCCCTCAATTCCGGCGCCAAGGTCTTTATGGCAGACTTTGAAGATGCCAACACCCCCACCTGGGAGAATTGTATCCAGGGACAGATCCATATGCGGGATGCCATCAACCGAGACATCGATTTTACAGATCCCCGGGGAAAAAGGTATGAGTTGAAGGAAAGGACGGCTGTGCTGGTAGTCCGCCCGAGGGGACTCCATTTGGATGAGAAGCATGTCACAGTGGACGGCCGGCCGGTTCCGGGAGGCTTCTTCGACTTTGGACTCTACTTCTATCACAACGCAAAAAACTTACTTAAAAAAGGCTCCGGTCCTTATTTTTATCTTCCGAAATTGGAAAGCCATCTGGAAGCCCGTCTGTGGAACGATCTCTTCCTCTTTGCCCAGAAAGAGCTGAAGATCGCCCAAGGATCCATCAAAGCGACGGTTTTGATCGAAACGATCACCGCCGCCTTTGAGATGGACGAAATCCTGTATGAGCTGCGGCAACACTCCGCGGGTCTCAACTGCGGCCGCTGGGATTATATCTTCAGCTTTATCAAGCGTTTCTCCCGCCACCCCGAAGTGATTCTGCCCGATCGGTCCCTGGTGACGATGACGGTGCCTTTTATGCGGGCTTACACCTTGCTGGCGGTGAAGACCTGTCACAAGCGGAACGCTCCCTGTATCGGTGGGATGGCAGCCCAAATTCCGGTGAAGAACGATCCGGAAAAGAATGAAGCCGCTCTCGCCAAGGTGCGGGCTGACAAAGAGCGGGAGGCACTGGATGGTCATGACGGGAGTTGGGTGGCTCACCCGGCTCTGGTACCCGTCGCCATGGAAGTCTATGACAGACACATGTTGCAACAAAATCAGATCGATAAAAAGCGCGAGGATGTGGAGGTGACCGCCGCAGATCTCCAGCAGGTTCCCGAAGGGCCGATCACCGAAGACGGACTGCGCCAAAATGTGAGTGTCGGACTGCAGTACATTGAAGCTTGGCTCCGGGGCTTCGGTGCCGTGGGGATCAACCACCTGATGGAAGATGCGGCAACGGCGGAGATCTCCCGTGCCCAGATCTGGCAATGGATTCGCCACCCCCAAGGGAAGCTGGCGGACGGGCGGAAGGTGACGGTGGAAC is part of the Kroppenstedtia eburnea genome and harbors:
- a CDS encoding response regulator transcription factor, producing the protein MGEIILVVDDERAMVSMIRDALEDEGYQVLTAYDGESVWDLLNRKPDLILLDIMMPGLDGIQVCRWIRDSVSCPILFLSARREVEDRIEGLAVGGDDYITKPFSLEELVARVAAHLRRELRSPDQEKTVLRFGRLLIDLKACEVRYGDRLIPMTAKEFEVIRFLAMHAGQVFSREQIYEGVWGFGEGSDATVTEHIKKIRAKLGAVDPVTTYISTVWGIGYRWEKK
- a CDS encoding sensor histidine kinase; its protein translation is MGKKMTAPKPFRRQFITQALWILALSALASLVLWVGFFFILMQLFQPVNYYEEKIPSIHQWADQEGAALLDPAMRPRLDEIVPREGIRYRVVPLAGGPGYGTLSREEVPGKGELIRHLNQSDSKDGNIYVTHPLMDSREGLKGVLILRYPLSLAGSNPGKGSYAIAFTVAFMAVPFVCLAGFTFLFGRRLEKRLTPAVRRLMEGAEKIEKSDLDFSLGQVGGSRELAAIGAAFERMRSALRSSLEKQWRIEQSRREMVAALAHDLFTPLTLIQGHAEQLSKPGVHDEERSRRYVETIRSNAGRAIRLLEEMQEATRLELPTFILRGGPVDVMPFLQQKRDEYTTLCGEREIRLQTEFRDERRRRRSLFLDEQRLSQVLDNLMANAVRYTPAGGEVKWRAVVKEESLEMEIADSGPGLSEKDLRFLFDKFYRGDPARSPDQGHAGLGMFIVKTLVEKHGGGISAGNTARGGACFRFWIRELEREGV
- a CDS encoding AI-2E family transporter, with translation MTIFKELFQNQGIRRFLVLVILVLFLLAFKSMLNMMLITFIIAYLMNRISTSLTGRLQNVIRVGQRVVAVALYVFFLTLMSVAIYYYIPKMVAELQDLVQQLISFYKKPAFTADNQVLKYVMGSLQEMDLAQYINQGLDFLVKRISDIGKWSLNFFIAVILSFFFLMEKAKVRRFISNMKRSKAGWFFQELESFGGKFLQSFGKVIEVQFMIATVNSILSTLMLWLMGFPHLIVLAVMIFLLGLIPVAGVIISLIPLSVIAFKIGGIVKVVYVIVMIVLLHAFEAYFLNPKFMSSKTHLPVFFTLSILIASEHLYGVWGLILGIPIFIFLLDLFEVPMAKGKEGS
- the aceB gene encoding malate synthase A; its protein translation is MTDEFEEILTPGALEFVAKLARNFTDRRDTLLHNRKRRQKELDAGEKLDFLKETEEIRNSSWSIDPLPHDLRDRRVEITGPASDRKMVINALNSGAKVFMADFEDANTPTWENCIQGQIHMRDAINRDIDFTDPRGKRYELKERTAVLVVRPRGLHLDEKHVTVDGRPVPGGFFDFGLYFYHNAKNLLKKGSGPYFYLPKLESHLEARLWNDLFLFAQKELKIAQGSIKATVLIETITAAFEMDEILYELRQHSAGLNCGRWDYIFSFIKRFSRHPEVILPDRSLVTMTVPFMRAYTLLAVKTCHKRNAPCIGGMAAQIPVKNDPEKNEAALAKVRADKEREALDGHDGSWVAHPALVPVAMEVYDRHMLQQNQIDKKREDVEVTAADLQQVPEGPITEDGLRQNVSVGLQYIEAWLRGFGAVGINHLMEDAATAEISRAQIWQWIRHPQGKLADGRKVTVELFRQTVEEELAKIEDAIGKERFAAGRFQEAKELFDKLTVSEEFVEFLTLPGYELI